One window of Phalacrocorax carbo chromosome 1, bPhaCar2.1, whole genome shotgun sequence genomic DNA carries:
- the IL22 gene encoding interleukin-22 has product MASLQTLTKSFSGWVIICCCCCVPLLLTSPLPLKGAGLSSTAHHACRLGATKFQQLHIRNHTYTLAKMARVSDHDTDNRLIGQQLYVNIKENNRCYMMKNIVEIVVKDVLTKVKHQYPYIEEVAHFLATLTSELNRCKFSGHREHIEKNLEEMKSKMKQLGENGKTKAIGELDLLFDYLENACTDAPKRGGNKKKN; this is encoded by the exons ATGGCCTCCTTGCAGACCTTGACCAAGAGCTTCTCAGGATGGGTCAtcatctgctgctgttgctgtgtcCCTCTTCTTCTCACCAGCCCTCTGCCTCTGAAAGGGGCAGGGTTGTCTTCTACTGCCCATCATGCCTGCAGGCTCGGTGCTACAAAGTTCCAGCAGCTCCACATCAGGAATCATACCTATACCTTGGCTAAAATG gcCAGGGTCTCAGACCACGACACAGACAACAGGCTCATTGGGCAGCAGCTCTATGTTAACATCAAA GAAAACAACCGCTGCTACATGATGAAAAATATTGTGGAGATTGTGGTGAAAGATGTCCTCACCAAGGTGAAGCACCAGTATCCATACATTGAGGAGGTGGCACATTTCTTGGCAACTCTGACCTCAGAGCTGAACAGATGT aaATTCTCAGGACACAGAGAGCACATTGAAAAGAACCTGGAAGAAATgaagagcaaaatgaaacag TTGGGAGAGAATGGAAAGACTAAAGCCATTGGAGAACTGGATTTACTGTTTGACTACCTAGAAAATGCCTGTACTGATGCCCCAAAGAGGGGAgggaacaagaagaaaaactga